A genomic segment from Meiothermus sp. CFH 77666 encodes:
- a CDS encoding Glu/Leu/Phe/Val dehydrogenase, whose amino-acid sequence MKSEPLSYLCSDNIGPWEIYLAQVDRVTPYLGKLAFWVEDLKRPKRILIVDVPIQMDDGSVAHFEGYRVHHNTFRGPAKGGIRYHQDVTLSEVMALSAWMTIKNAAVGLPYGGGKGGIRVDPRKLSPGEIERLTRRYTSEIGIIIGPDKDIPAPDMGTGAREMAWMMDTYSMNVGRTAPGVVTGKPISVGGSLGRQDATGRGVFVTAAAAAEKIGLPVEGSRVVVQGFGNVGNAAARIFHDHGAKIVAVSDVTGAVRNDAGIDPYDLTQYVRQMGGVKGYPKAEAIPAADLLTTPCEFLVPAALEKQITEANAWKVQCKIIAEGANGPTTPAADDILSERGILVIPDVIANAGGVTVSYFEWVQDFNSFFWTEDEINARLERLMRQSFEAVWQVSQDKKVSLRTAAYIVAATRVLEARSLLGLYP is encoded by the coding sequence ATGAAATCGGAACCCCTTTCCTACCTTTGCAGCGACAACATCGGCCCCTGGGAAATTTATCTGGCCCAGGTAGACCGTGTCACCCCTTACCTGGGCAAACTGGCTTTCTGGGTTGAAGACCTCAAGCGACCCAAGCGCATTTTGATCGTGGATGTGCCCATCCAGATGGACGACGGTTCGGTGGCCCACTTCGAGGGCTACCGGGTACACCACAACACCTTCCGCGGCCCCGCCAAGGGGGGGATTCGCTACCACCAGGACGTGACCCTCTCCGAGGTGATGGCGCTATCGGCCTGGATGACCATCAAGAACGCCGCGGTGGGCCTGCCCTACGGCGGTGGCAAGGGGGGCATCCGGGTGGATCCCCGCAAGCTCAGCCCCGGCGAGATTGAACGCCTGACCCGCCGCTATACCTCCGAAATCGGGATCATCATTGGCCCGGACAAAGACATTCCGGCTCCCGACATGGGCACCGGGGCCCGCGAAATGGCCTGGATGATGGATACCTACTCCATGAACGTGGGGCGGACTGCCCCAGGGGTGGTCACCGGCAAACCCATCTCGGTAGGCGGTTCGCTGGGGCGGCAGGACGCTACCGGACGCGGGGTGTTTGTGACGGCGGCGGCGGCGGCTGAAAAAATCGGCCTGCCCGTAGAAGGCAGCCGGGTGGTGGTGCAGGGTTTCGGAAATGTGGGCAATGCAGCAGCCCGCATCTTTCATGATCACGGAGCCAAAATTGTTGCGGTCTCGGACGTCACAGGGGCCGTTCGCAACGATGCCGGCATAGACCCCTACGACCTTACCCAGTACGTGCGTCAGATGGGGGGCGTCAAGGGCTATCCCAAAGCCGAGGCCATTCCTGCTGCCGACCTGCTGACCACCCCCTGCGAGTTCCTGGTGCCAGCCGCGCTCGAGAAGCAGATTACCGAGGCCAATGCCTGGAAGGTACAGTGCAAAATCATTGCCGAGGGGGCCAACGGCCCCACCACCCCTGCTGCCGACGATATTTTGAGCGAGCGGGGGATTCTGGTCATTCCCGATGTGATTGCCAACGCCGGTGGCGTGACGGTGAGCTATTTTGAATGGGTACAGGACTTCAACAGCTTTTTCTGGACAGAAGATGAAATCAATGCCAGGCTCGAGCGGCTCATGCGCCAGTCGTTTGAGGCGGTCTGGCAGGTCTCCCAGGATAAAAAGGTCTCGCTACGCACGGCGGCTTACATTGTGGCTGCTACGCGGGTATTGGAAGCACGGTCTTTGCTGGGGTTGTACCCGTAA
- a CDS encoding anhydro-N-acetylmuramic acid kinase: MRVLGLMSGTSADALDLLLAELDGRPPELHWRVLEHQEAPFPADLRAQIIRTQKSQSLTREVALLHHALGRFYAEAAAPFKGRVDLVASHGQTVWHEPPQATLQIGEPAYLAEALEVPVVSDFRPSDMALGGEAAPFVPYPDLLLYGERGVSRAIHNIGGISNLTYLPADLNPEKVLAFDTGPGNALLDEAAARLGLKQDTGGTIAASGRADPLLVERWLTHPYLDRKPPKSTGREVWNLEMLDEDAALPPANLLATLTEFTARTIARAYQDFVLPHGLDEIWVAGGGAYNATLMQHLKTLLPVPVYTFEEKGFDSKHREALCFAVLGYLRYLELPNILKQTTGARRDAIAGKISLPSTP; encoded by the coding sequence ATGCGGGTTCTGGGCCTGATGTCCGGCACGTCCGCTGACGCGCTGGATCTTTTGCTTGCTGAGCTGGACGGGCGGCCGCCAGAGCTGCACTGGCGTGTACTCGAGCACCAAGAAGCTCCCTTTCCAGCCGACCTGCGGGCCCAGATTATCCGTACCCAGAAATCGCAGTCCCTTACCCGCGAGGTAGCCCTGCTGCACCACGCCCTGGGGCGTTTTTATGCCGAAGCAGCGGCCCCTTTCAAAGGCCGGGTAGACCTGGTGGCTTCCCACGGACAGACCGTCTGGCACGAACCCCCGCAGGCTACCTTGCAGATTGGCGAGCCGGCTTATCTGGCCGAGGCCCTGGAAGTGCCGGTGGTGTCGGATTTTCGCCCCTCGGACATGGCCCTGGGTGGAGAGGCCGCGCCCTTCGTGCCCTACCCCGACCTGCTGCTCTATGGGGAAAGGGGGGTCAGTCGCGCCATCCACAACATTGGGGGCATCTCCAACCTGACCTACCTGCCCGCCGACCTGAACCCCGAGAAAGTCCTGGCCTTTGATACCGGCCCGGGCAACGCCCTGCTCGACGAAGCTGCGGCCCGGCTGGGCCTGAAGCAGGATACCGGGGGCACCATCGCCGCTTCGGGCAGGGCCGACCCGTTGCTGGTAGAGCGCTGGCTCACCCACCCCTACCTTGATCGGAAGCCCCCCAAATCCACCGGCCGTGAGGTCTGGAATCTGGAAATGCTGGACGAGGACGCAGCTCTGCCCCCTGCCAACCTGCTGGCCACCCTCACCGAGTTCACGGCCCGCACTATTGCCCGAGCCTACCAGGACTTTGTGCTCCCACACGGCCTGGACGAAATCTGGGTGGCCGGTGGGGGGGCCTATAACGCCACCCTGATGCAACACCTCAAGACGCTGCTGCCCGTGCCGGTGTACACCTTCGAGGAAAAAGGCTTCGATTCCAAACACCGCGAGGCCCTTTGTTTTGCGGTGTTGGGTTACTTACGCTACCTCGAGCTGCCCAACATTCTCAAACAGACCACAGGTGCTCGCAGGGATGCCATTGCTGGGAAAATCTCGCTGCCCTCCACGCCCTGA
- a CDS encoding DNA cytosine methyltransferase, whose translation MRGRNVFLLVLIVAMAVFAWRNWAVFSEEKTLSLIFTQVTAPFGIVMLSIMAVLVVVYFLYTVGLETAALLEVKKYARELLSTRKLADEAEASRFSELKKWLEGELEGLKAQSPAGLEAKLQEVVERIDRVEHELREDIEKAGNTLAAYIGELEDQLTGQDRHPPPPR comes from the coding sequence ATGCGGGGGCGCAATGTTTTTCTGTTGGTTCTGATCGTCGCGATGGCGGTTTTCGCCTGGCGCAACTGGGCGGTGTTTAGCGAGGAGAAAACGCTTTCGCTGATTTTTACCCAGGTGACCGCACCTTTTGGCATCGTGATGCTTTCCATCATGGCGGTGCTGGTGGTGGTTTATTTCCTGTACACGGTAGGGCTCGAGACCGCCGCTTTGCTCGAGGTCAAGAAATACGCGCGTGAGCTGCTATCTACCCGCAAACTGGCCGACGAGGCCGAGGCCAGCCGCTTCTCCGAGCTCAAGAAATGGCTCGAAGGGGAACTCGAGGGCCTCAAGGCCCAGAGTCCGGCGGGGCTCGAGGCCAAGCTGCAAGAGGTGGTCGAGCGCATTGACCGGGTGGAACACGAACTGCGCGAGGACATCGAGAAGGCCGGCAACACCCTGGCCGCCTACATCGGCGAGCTCGAGGACCAGCTCACCGGCCAGGACAGGCACCCTCCGCCTCCGCGTTGA
- a CDS encoding ABC transporter ATP-binding protein codes for MILLEDLSKRYGPFVALDGLNLEVRPGETLALLGPNGAGKSTTIKALVGLLRPSRGRALVNGVDVWKDPVRAKAQFGYVPDRPYLYGKLSGLELLRFAAGVYRLPRAKAEARIEELLVQFRLDRFASSLIETYSHGMRQKLSLALSLLHAPQALILDEPMVGLDPHATRLVKDLLHDYSKGGRAVLYATHQLHLAEQVADRVALVHRGRLLALGAPKELLHQHGSADLEEFFLRLTEDANEPEPMLV; via the coding sequence ATGATCCTGCTCGAAGACCTCAGCAAGCGGTATGGCCCGTTTGTGGCGCTGGATGGCCTGAACCTCGAGGTTCGCCCCGGCGAAACCCTGGCCCTGTTGGGGCCCAACGGGGCCGGCAAAAGCACCACCATCAAGGCGCTGGTGGGGTTGCTGCGGCCCAGCCGGGGCCGGGCGCTGGTGAACGGGGTGGATGTCTGGAAAGACCCGGTGCGGGCCAAGGCCCAGTTTGGCTATGTGCCCGACCGGCCTTACCTGTACGGCAAGCTGTCGGGCCTCGAGCTCTTGCGCTTTGCCGCCGGGGTATACCGGCTTCCCCGGGCCAAAGCTGAGGCCCGCATCGAGGAACTACTGGTGCAGTTTCGCCTGGATCGCTTTGCTTCCTCGCTGATCGAAACCTATTCACACGGTATGCGGCAAAAGCTCTCGCTGGCCCTGAGCCTGCTACACGCGCCGCAAGCGCTCATTCTGGACGAGCCGATGGTGGGCCTCGACCCCCACGCCACCCGGCTGGTCAAAGACCTGCTCCACGACTACTCCAAGGGCGGGCGGGCGGTGCTGTACGCCACCCACCAGCTCCACCTGGCCGAGCAGGTTGCCGACCGGGTAGCCCTGGTGCACCGGGGCCGTCTGCTGGCCCTGGGTGCGCCTAAAGAACTCCTGCATCAACACGGCTCTGCCGATCTGGAGGAGTTCTTCCTGCGGCTCACCGAGGATGCCAACGAACCCGAACCGATGCTGGTCTAG
- a CDS encoding S41 family peptidase has product MKRRAWLIVVGGILAALVYAQLSGGAAEAFSRNPNGQAIIQTYQLIQNQYLNRLEADKLNRVLEGGIRGMLGALDDEFTSYSPPQRASLRNQDVQGEFFGIGATLAPNENGGGARVQGVIRGLPAFNAGIRAGDVIVEVNGEDMTKLDLNEIVAKIRGPQNTKVTVGIRRDGTNTILRFEMIRQRVEIISVSKTILPGNVGYVALETFGNVRVIEQLNAALNEMKQRGVQKLVFDLRDNGGGLLDQGCQVARAFIREGPIVYTRTRNETRLYCDANGQVTWSGPMVVLINGNSASASEIVAGAMQDTGRAKVIGETSFGKGVGQNVIDLPNGGDLTLVTFEWLTPKRRGINKQGIKPDIEVKDTRFEVPVAFEGTGAKPGESVTISIGGQTFTTRADDKGKFSFSQPRPAVNLPAERGQAEVDLNKDAILRRALEELR; this is encoded by the coding sequence ATGAAGCGCAGAGCCTGGTTAATCGTGGTGGGTGGCATTCTGGCCGCCCTGGTCTATGCCCAGCTGTCTGGCGGAGCTGCCGAGGCTTTCAGTCGCAACCCCAACGGGCAAGCCATCATTCAAACGTATCAACTTATCCAGAACCAGTACCTGAACCGCCTCGAGGCCGACAAGCTCAACCGCGTGCTGGAGGGCGGTATCCGGGGCATGCTCGGGGCCCTGGACGACGAGTTTACCAGCTACTCCCCGCCCCAACGGGCCAGCCTGCGCAACCAGGACGTGCAGGGCGAGTTTTTTGGGATTGGCGCTACCCTGGCCCCCAACGAAAACGGGGGGGGCGCACGGGTGCAGGGCGTCATTAGAGGCCTGCCCGCCTTCAACGCCGGAATTCGGGCTGGTGATGTGATCGTCGAGGTCAACGGCGAGGACATGACCAAGCTCGACCTCAACGAAATCGTCGCCAAGATTCGCGGCCCCCAGAACACCAAAGTCACCGTCGGCATTCGCCGCGATGGCACCAACACCATTTTGCGCTTCGAGATGATCCGGCAACGGGTGGAAATCATCTCGGTTTCCAAAACCATACTGCCGGGGAATGTGGGCTATGTGGCCCTGGAAACCTTTGGCAACGTGCGGGTGATTGAGCAGCTAAATGCCGCCCTGAACGAGATGAAGCAGCGGGGCGTGCAAAAGCTGGTCTTCGACCTGCGCGACAACGGGGGCGGCCTGCTGGATCAGGGCTGCCAGGTGGCCCGGGCCTTCATCCGCGAGGGCCCCATCGTGTATACCCGCACCCGCAACGAAACCCGGCTCTATTGCGACGCCAACGGACAGGTTACCTGGAGCGGCCCGATGGTGGTGCTCATCAACGGGAACTCAGCCTCGGCCTCGGAGATCGTGGCGGGGGCCATGCAGGACACCGGGCGGGCCAAGGTGATCGGGGAAACCTCGTTTGGCAAGGGCGTGGGGCAGAACGTGATTGACCTGCCCAACGGCGGCGACCTGACCCTGGTCACCTTCGAGTGGCTCACCCCCAAGCGGCGGGGCATCAACAAGCAGGGCATCAAGCCCGATATCGAGGTCAAGGACACCCGCTTCGAGGTACCCGTGGCCTTCGAGGGCACCGGGGCCAAGCCAGGCGAAAGCGTGACCATCAGCATCGGCGGCCAGACCTTTACCACCAGGGCCGACGACAAGGGCAAGTTCAGCTTCAGCCAGCCCCGCCCTGCCGTGAACCTGCCTGCCGAGCGCGGCCAGGCCGAGGTAGACCTGAACAAAGACGCCATCCTGCGCCGGGCGCTGGAAGAGCTAAGGTAA
- the ftsE gene encoding cell division ATP-binding protein FtsE, translated as MIHFHRVTLEYPRTQTKALFDLSLEVKKGEFVFLVGHSGAGKSSLLNLILKRIEPSSGAVYFAGENLKALRGDRIALHRRRIGVVFQDHRLLKDMTVEENLLFALRVLGVPKAEWDTRTTRVLRQVGIVHKKRAYPEELSVGEAQRVAIARALVGDPQVLLADEPTGNLDPANALAVLEIFKSVHARGATVLMATHSRDLVEAYPQRVVVLKAGQLVRDEREGKYSLV; from the coding sequence ATGATTCACTTCCACCGGGTGACGCTCGAGTACCCCCGCACCCAGACCAAAGCCCTATTTGACCTCAGCCTGGAGGTCAAAAAAGGCGAGTTTGTATTTTTGGTGGGGCATTCGGGGGCGGGCAAGTCCAGCCTGCTCAACCTGATTCTGAAGCGCATCGAGCCCAGCTCGGGGGCGGTGTATTTTGCCGGAGAAAACCTCAAAGCCTTGCGCGGCGACCGCATTGCCCTGCATCGTCGCCGGATTGGGGTGGTGTTTCAGGATCACCGTCTACTGAAGGACATGACCGTAGAGGAGAACCTGCTCTTTGCCCTGCGCGTGCTGGGGGTGCCCAAAGCTGAGTGGGATACCCGCACCACCCGGGTACTGCGTCAGGTGGGCATTGTCCACAAGAAGCGGGCCTACCCCGAAGAACTCTCGGTGGGGGAGGCCCAGCGGGTAGCGATTGCCCGGGCGCTGGTGGGCGACCCCCAGGTCTTGCTGGCCGATGAACCCACCGGCAACCTCGACCCGGCCAACGCGCTGGCGGTGCTGGAAATATTCAAATCGGTGCACGCCAGGGGGGCTACCGTGCTGATGGCCACCCACTCCCGCGACCTGGTGGAGGCTTACCCGCAGCGGGTGGTGGTGCTAAAAGCCGGACAGCTGGTGCGTGACGAGCGGGAGGGGAAGTACAGCCTGGTGTAG
- the raiA gene encoding ribosome-associated translation inhibitor RaiA produces MNVYKLVGRQIEITEALKNYLDKKMARLDRHFENNAEARVVLSMAQGPRVERKAKAEIQVNVPGGMVRVEEADPDMYAAIDRAIDRLEYQLKRYKERHFQRVRQPVPEPVMVGAGQAELEEEATPRIVRTKRFNMKPMTPEDATFEMEALGHDFFVFRNSETEQINVIYRRRDGNYGLIEPTA; encoded by the coding sequence ATGAACGTCTACAAGCTGGTTGGTCGTCAAATCGAGATTACCGAGGCCCTCAAGAACTATCTGGACAAAAAAATGGCCCGTCTGGATCGCCACTTCGAAAACAACGCCGAAGCTCGAGTGGTGCTCTCGATGGCCCAGGGGCCGCGGGTTGAACGCAAGGCCAAGGCCGAGATTCAGGTCAATGTGCCGGGGGGTATGGTGCGGGTGGAGGAGGCCGACCCCGATATGTATGCGGCCATAGACCGCGCGATTGATCGGCTCGAGTACCAGCTTAAGCGCTACAAGGAACGTCACTTCCAGCGGGTACGTCAGCCGGTTCCTGAGCCCGTCATGGTGGGTGCAGGACAGGCGGAGCTCGAGGAAGAAGCCACGCCACGCATTGTCCGCACCAAGCGCTTCAACATGAAACCCATGACCCCCGAGGATGCCACCTTTGAAATGGAGGCCCTGGGCCACGATTTCTTCGTGTTCCGCAACTCCGAGACCGAGCAGATTAACGTGATTTACCGCCGCCGCGATGGCAACTACGGTCTGATCGAACCGACTGCGTAA
- the pgeF gene encoding peptidoglycan editing factor PgeF, with protein MLQSPLLEVPHGFTTRAGGVSPAPFESLNLGLSTADNPSNVLENRRRVLALFGNPPLAGLCQVHGNQVHVVETAGEWEGDGLLTSTPGLLLRVSVADCYPILLHDPRKGVVGALHAGWRGVVSGILPRALEIMQSHWGSHPDDIRVAVGPGISGPHFQVGPEVLERFERAGLAFAEPDPRHPGKYLLDLERALRAQAQQGGIRPDHYWALGRCTYADPAFFSHRRDQGQTGRMWALIMLPKNGRAG; from the coding sequence ATGCTGCAAAGCCCACTTTTGGAAGTGCCCCACGGCTTTACCACCCGTGCGGGCGGGGTTTCACCGGCGCCCTTCGAGAGTCTCAACCTGGGATTGTCTACGGCGGATAACCCGTCGAATGTGCTCGAGAACCGTCGGCGGGTACTGGCCCTTTTTGGCAACCCGCCCCTGGCCGGGTTATGTCAAGTTCACGGCAACCAGGTACATGTGGTCGAGACAGCGGGGGAATGGGAGGGCGATGGTTTGCTCACCTCCACCCCCGGATTGCTGCTGCGGGTCAGCGTGGCCGATTGTTACCCCATCCTGCTGCACGACCCCCGGAAAGGCGTGGTGGGGGCCCTGCATGCAGGCTGGCGCGGGGTGGTTTCGGGCATCCTGCCCAGGGCGCTGGAAATAATGCAATCCCACTGGGGGAGCCACCCCGACGATATTCGTGTGGCGGTGGGCCCCGGCATCAGCGGCCCCCATTTTCAGGTGGGGCCGGAGGTACTCGAGCGGTTCGAGCGAGCAGGGCTGGCTTTTGCTGAGCCAGACCCGCGGCATCCGGGCAAGTACCTGCTCGACCTGGAGCGGGCCCTGCGAGCCCAGGCCCAGCAAGGTGGCATTCGCCCTGATCACTACTGGGCCCTGGGGCGCTGTACCTATGCCGACCCCGCGTTCTTTTCGCACCGGCGCGATCAGGGCCAGACCGGGCGCATGTGGGCCCTGATTATGCTGCCAAAAAATGGCAGGGCTGGGTGA
- a CDS encoding YqeG family HAD IIIA-type phosphatase — MLKPKARLKSVTDITPEWLGVRGLKAVLLDLDNTLVPYKTYGEAPQALLEWLQTLNEAGIQVMLVSNGSRGRVRYWCEKLGVPGFGPAGKPWFGFRKALKRLALSPREVAVVGDQLFTDVLGGNLIGAYTVLVPPLSKKEMGYTRLVRKLERWVLQNPGLGLTTGANEEFDPKDYRPEPTISKD; from the coding sequence GTGCTTAAGCCAAAGGCCCGTCTCAAATCGGTCACGGATATCACCCCTGAGTGGCTTGGGGTGCGGGGGCTTAAGGCAGTTTTGCTAGACCTGGACAACACCCTGGTTCCCTATAAGACCTACGGTGAGGCTCCTCAGGCTTTGCTGGAATGGTTACAAACCCTTAATGAGGCCGGTATTCAGGTCATGCTGGTTTCCAACGGCAGTCGGGGCCGGGTGCGCTACTGGTGTGAGAAACTGGGGGTGCCGGGCTTTGGTCCGGCGGGCAAACCCTGGTTTGGCTTTCGTAAAGCCCTGAAGCGGCTGGCCCTCTCCCCCCGTGAGGTGGCTGTGGTGGGGGATCAGCTTTTCACCGACGTACTGGGGGGGAACCTGATTGGGGCCTATACCGTACTGGTTCCTCCTCTTTCTAAGAAGGAAATGGGCTATACCCGGTTGGTGCGAAAGCTCGAGCGCTGGGTGCTGCAAAACCCCGGCCTTGGGCTTACGACGGGCGCTAATGAGGAATTTGACCCAAAAGACTACCGCCCAGAGCCCACAATAAGCAAAGACTAG
- a CDS encoding ATPase, T2SS/T4P/T4SS family yields MANVLTIGDKRLGAALLDMGLLGDEELQRALEQHREVGGNLSDIIVELGLLSERRIAQAIEETFGVPMVELVGLEIAPEAKSLIPAERARDLGAIPFSVEGGTLRVALLNPLDNLVLEELEDLTNQIIEPYLTTPSSFRYALALHYPELGLPVPPPPSAASPGEMQLGEILVGKGWLSRDDLEAALVEQEKTGELLGRLLTHKYNLSEEKLYQALAEQAGLEFKVELDNLELQNEVTALLLRPDALRYQAVPIRQDGQQLLIILADPRHRHAVAQLVERPTKFILTLPKVWETLFSKAYPEKSRLGEALVQEGKLGRAALQDALSVQRRMGKTRPLGEVLVELGYVTSEDVEEALSKQRQGGGRLEDTLVQSGKIKPEMLAKSLATQLGYPYIDPTDSPPDPSVLTMVPEATVRRYTIFPHHLEGNTLVVLMKDPRNILAIDDLRMITKRDVMPAVSAEASITKLIERFYGGSTGVEELAREFEGKKKEEEAADTSGLDDNAVVKLVNSIIREAFLQEASDIHIEPRQSDILVRIRVDGSLREYMRLPKGAGPAIASRVKIMSNLDIAERRLPQDGRVRYRDRSIDLDLRLSTLPTVYGEKIVMRLLRKAADIPEIEQLGFAQDVFQRFEDVISKPYGIFLITGPTGSGKSFTTFSILKRIATPDKNTTTIEDPVEYEIPGINQTQVNPVAGLTFAKALRSFLRQDPDIIMVGEIRDSETAKIATEAALTGHLVIATLHTNDAAGAVTRLDEMGVELFNISAALVGVLAQRLVRKICEHCKIQVEPDALVLRRLGLSKEDVRGKSLYKGTGCDKCNGSGYKGRAAIHELMVLDDEIRRAIVEGQSATQIKEIARKGGMKTLREDGIQKAFMGLTTLEEVMARTNE; encoded by the coding sequence ATGGCGAATGTCTTGACCATTGGAGACAAACGATTGGGCGCAGCCCTGTTGGACATGGGCCTGCTGGGGGATGAAGAACTCCAGCGGGCCCTCGAGCAACACCGCGAGGTGGGGGGCAACCTCTCGGACATCATTGTCGAGTTGGGGCTGCTCTCCGAACGACGGATTGCCCAGGCCATCGAAGAGACCTTCGGTGTGCCGATGGTGGAGCTGGTGGGCTTGGAGATTGCCCCCGAAGCCAAATCCCTAATTCCCGCCGAGCGGGCCCGCGACCTGGGGGCCATTCCCTTTAGCGTGGAAGGCGGCACTCTGCGGGTGGCCCTGCTCAACCCCCTGGACAACCTGGTGCTGGAGGAGCTGGAAGACCTCACCAACCAGATCATCGAACCCTACCTGACCACCCCTTCCTCCTTCCGCTACGCCCTGGCCCTGCACTACCCCGAGCTCGGCCTGCCGGTGCCCCCGCCACCCTCGGCGGCCTCGCCCGGCGAGATGCAACTGGGCGAAATCCTGGTCGGCAAGGGCTGGTTGAGCCGCGACGACCTCGAGGCCGCCCTGGTCGAGCAGGAAAAAACCGGCGAGCTGCTGGGCCGCCTCCTCACCCACAAGTACAACCTGTCTGAAGAGAAGCTGTACCAGGCTCTTGCAGAGCAGGCGGGCCTGGAGTTCAAGGTGGAGCTCGATAACCTCGAGCTGCAAAACGAGGTCACGGCCCTCCTGCTGCGCCCCGATGCCCTGCGGTATCAGGCGGTACCCATCCGCCAGGACGGCCAGCAGCTGCTGATTATCCTGGCCGACCCCCGCCACCGCCACGCGGTAGCCCAGCTGGTCGAGCGCCCGACCAAGTTCATCCTGACCCTGCCCAAAGTCTGGGAAACCCTGTTCAGCAAGGCGTATCCCGAAAAAAGCCGCCTGGGCGAGGCCCTGGTTCAGGAAGGCAAGCTGGGCCGTGCGGCCCTCCAGGATGCCCTTTCGGTGCAGCGCCGCATGGGCAAGACCCGCCCGCTGGGCGAGGTGCTGGTGGAGCTGGGCTACGTTACCTCCGAGGATGTCGAGGAAGCCCTCTCCAAGCAGCGGCAGGGTGGGGGCCGCCTGGAGGACACCCTGGTGCAGTCGGGCAAGATCAAGCCCGAGATGCTGGCCAAAAGCCTGGCTACCCAGCTGGGCTACCCCTACATTGACCCCACCGACTCCCCCCCCGACCCCTCGGTGCTCACCATGGTGCCCGAGGCCACCGTACGGCGCTATACCATCTTCCCGCACCACCTCGAGGGCAACACCCTGGTGGTCTTGATGAAAGACCCCCGCAACATCCTGGCCATTGACGACCTGCGCATGATCACCAAGCGCGACGTGATGCCGGCAGTCTCGGCGGAGGCCTCCATTACCAAGCTGATTGAGCGTTTTTACGGTGGCTCAACAGGGGTCGAGGAACTCGCCCGCGAGTTCGAGGGCAAAAAGAAAGAAGAAGAAGCGGCGGATACCAGCGGCCTGGACGACAATGCGGTGGTCAAGCTGGTCAACAGCATTATCCGCGAAGCTTTCTTGCAGGAAGCCTCGGACATTCACATCGAGCCGCGCCAGTCCGACATCCTGGTACGCATTCGGGTAGACGGTAGCCTGCGTGAGTACATGCGGCTGCCCAAAGGCGCAGGCCCGGCGATAGCCTCGCGCGTTAAGATCATGTCCAACCTCGACATTGCCGAGCGAAGGCTGCCCCAGGACGGACGGGTGCGCTACCGCGACCGCTCGATTGACCTGGATCTGCGCCTTTCCACCCTACCCACCGTCTACGGCGAGAAGATCGTGATGCGCCTCCTGCGCAAGGCTGCCGACATCCCCGAGATCGAGCAGTTGGGCTTTGCCCAGGATGTGTTCCAGCGCTTCGAGGATGTAATCTCCAAGCCCTACGGCATCTTTTTGATTACCGGCCCCACCGGTTCAGGTAAGTCCTTCACCACCTTCAGCATTCTCAAGCGCATCGCCACCCCCGACAAAAACACCACCACCATCGAAGACCCGGTGGAGTACGAGATCCCCGGCATCAACCAGACCCAGGTGAACCCGGTGGCGGGCCTGACCTTTGCCAAGGCCCTGCGGAGCTTCCTGCGCCAGGACCCCGACATCATCATGGTGGGTGAGATTCGCGACTCCGAAACCGCCAAAATCGCTACTGAAGCCGCGCTCACGGGCCACCTGGTCATCGCCACGCTGCACACCAACGACGCTGCCGGCGCGGTCACCCGTCTGGACGAGATGGGGGTGGAGCTTTTCAACATCTCCGCCGCGCTGGTAGGGGTGCTGGCCCAGCGCCTGGTGCGCAAGATTTGCGAGCACTGCAAAATTCAGGTGGAGCCCGACGCGCTGGTGTTACGCCGCCTGGGCCTCAGCAAAGAAGACGTGCGCGGTAAAAGTCTGTACAAGGGCACCGGCTGCGATAAGTGCAACGGCTCGGGCTACAAGGGCCGTGCGGCCATTCACGAGCTGATGGTGCTGGACGATGAAATCCGCCGGGCCATTGTGGAAGGGCAATCGGCCACCCAGATCAAGGAAATTGCCCGCAAGGGGGGCATGAAAACCCTGCGTGAGGACGGCATCCAGAAAGCTTTTATGGGGCTTACCACCCTGGAAGAGGTGATGGCCCGTACCAACGAGTAG